Proteins found in one Serinicoccus marinus DSM 15273 genomic segment:
- a CDS encoding TetR/AcrR family transcriptional regulator, with the protein MSPEEPDEARSTRPPRLSRQRIVEAGLASIEAHGVDQMTMRSLGRDLGVEAMALYRYVSGREDLLEAVVESLLDGLIERVEAAQTTSWQEYLQHVAHEIRQMALANPTAFPLVVSRHPAAPWLRPPLRDIAMVEHLLATLCERGFSDDQAVDTYKAFTSFLVGSLLLEVSTQVENVAAVDEPMNEGSADIPEQDTREDVDLGQAPHVVRMRDRLSQDHSEAEFETGLESLLNRIENTVSR; encoded by the coding sequence ATGAGCCCAGAGGAGCCGGACGAGGCGCGGTCCACGCGGCCGCCACGCCTCAGCCGTCAGCGCATTGTCGAAGCTGGCCTGGCCAGTATCGAGGCTCATGGTGTGGACCAGATGACCATGCGCAGCCTGGGCCGCGACCTCGGGGTTGAGGCGATGGCCCTGTACCGGTACGTCTCCGGGCGAGAGGATCTGCTGGAGGCGGTCGTGGAAAGCCTCCTGGACGGGCTCATCGAGCGTGTGGAGGCCGCGCAGACCACCAGCTGGCAGGAATACCTGCAGCACGTCGCGCACGAGATCCGCCAGATGGCCCTGGCCAACCCCACGGCGTTCCCCCTGGTGGTCTCGCGGCACCCAGCGGCGCCCTGGCTGCGACCGCCCTTGCGCGACATCGCCATGGTCGAGCACCTCCTGGCCACCCTGTGCGAGCGAGGCTTCAGCGACGACCAAGCGGTGGACACCTACAAGGCCTTCACCAGCTTCCTCGTCGGGTCCCTGCTCTTGGAGGTTTCCACCCAGGTCGAGAATGTTGCCGCCGTGGACGAACCGATGAACGAGGGCAGCGCCGACATCCCAGAGCAAGACACGAGGGAAGATGTCGACCTCGGGCAGGCGCCGCACGTGGTGCGGATGCGCGACCGCCTCAGCCAGGACCACAGCGAGGCCGAGTTCGAGACCGGCCTCGAGAGCCTGCTCAACCGCATCGAGAACACCGTCTCGCGCTAG
- a CDS encoding Txe/YoeB family addiction module toxin, with amino-acid sequence MLLVWDEHAWEDYLWWQSQDHKVLKRINLLLKDIQRNGHAEIGKPEALKHDVADYWSRRITDEHRLIYKIAAHEIRIAACRYHYG; translated from the coding sequence GTGCTGCTGGTCTGGGACGAGCACGCCTGGGAGGACTACCTCTGGTGGCAGTCGCAGGACCACAAAGTCCTCAAACGCATCAACCTGCTCCTGAAGGACATCCAGCGCAACGGCCATGCGGAGATCGGCAAACCCGAAGCGCTCAAGCACGACGTCGCCGACTACTGGTCACGGCGGATCACCGACGAGCACCGACTCATCTACAAGATCGCCGCGCACGAGATCCGCATCGCCGCCTGCCGCTACCACTACGGATAG
- a CDS encoding type II toxin-antitoxin system Phd/YefM family antitoxin, with translation MRGCITESRSTPGCLSRYAEVLDGVTDREEVVVTRAGHEPVVIVSLADYESLRETAYLMRSPANARRLLDAMERLEAGGGQTHELIEAD, from the coding sequence ATCCGCGGCTGCATCACCGAGTCCAGAAGCACGCCGGGCTGCCTGTCCCGTTATGCAGAGGTTCTCGACGGAGTCACCGACCGCGAGGAGGTCGTCGTCACGCGCGCCGGCCACGAGCCGGTCGTCATCGTCTCGCTGGCGGACTACGAGTCGTTGCGCGAGACGGCATACCTCATGCGCTCACCCGCCAACGCCCGACGGCTGCTCGACGCCATGGAGCGCCTCGAGGCTGGCGGTGGGCAGACGCACGAGCTGATCGAGGCGGACTGA
- a CDS encoding DUF2382 domain-containing protein yields the protein MMNEEQIQSLHNDGVVVDQDGEKVGKVGQVYLEDSTGEPAWVTVKTGLFGTSESFVPLQGATVQDQEVRVPYTKDQVKDAPRVEEDGHISVEEERELFSYYGGRDGQKNANNGAPATRDQEDTRTGTTSRTDTGTGMTDRTDTAAGADGTGRGTYDTDSDASMVRSEEQLNVGTEKVTTGKARLRKYVVTEHVTKTVPVQREEVRIEREPLDKQDRDRLSGADLAEDEQEVTLTEDQVVVDKETVPVEEVRLDTDTVTEEQQVSDEVRKEQIDTDLPDQHRNH from the coding sequence ATGATGAACGAGGAACAGATCCAGTCCCTGCACAACGACGGCGTGGTCGTCGACCAGGATGGTGAGAAGGTCGGCAAGGTCGGCCAGGTCTACCTGGAGGACTCGACCGGTGAGCCCGCATGGGTGACGGTCAAGACCGGGCTCTTCGGCACCTCGGAGTCCTTCGTGCCCCTGCAGGGTGCCACCGTGCAGGACCAGGAGGTCCGGGTGCCGTACACCAAGGACCAGGTCAAGGACGCCCCCCGGGTCGAGGAAGACGGTCACATCTCCGTGGAGGAAGAGCGCGAGCTGTTCTCCTACTACGGCGGCCGGGACGGCCAGAAGAACGCGAACAACGGCGCACCAGCCACCCGCGACCAGGAAGACACCCGCACCGGCACCACCAGTCGAACCGACACCGGAACGGGCATGACCGACAGGACGGATACCGCCGCAGGCGCCGACGGCACTGGGCGCGGCACCTACGACACCGACTCGGACGCCAGCATGGTCCGCTCCGAGGAGCAGCTGAACGTCGGCACCGAGAAGGTCACCACCGGCAAGGCCCGCCTGCGCAAGTATGTCGTCACCGAGCACGTCACCAAGACCGTCCCCGTCCAGCGTGAGGAGGTCCGCATCGAACGCGAGCCTCTCGACAAGCAGGACCGGGACCGCCTGTCCGGGGCCGACCTCGCCGAGGACGAGCAGGAAGTCACCCTCACCGAGGACCAGGTCGTCGTCGACAAGGAGACCGTTCCCGTCGAAGAGGTCCGTCTCGACACCGACACCGTCACCGAGGAGCAGCAGGTCAGCGACGAGGTCCGCAAGGAGCAGATCGACACCGACCTGCCCGACCAGCACCGCAACCACTGA
- a CDS encoding DUF4235 domain-containing protein encodes MWSLATTAAAIGGGVMAKNVIETTWKFVTGSNSPSNPEDPEVDWGEAMAFALVSGAIVQLVRVSINHKSTQAFAKRKGRLPESVAS; translated from the coding sequence ATGTGGAGTCTGGCGACGACGGCGGCGGCGATCGGTGGTGGGGTGATGGCCAAGAACGTCATCGAGACCACGTGGAAGTTCGTCACCGGTAGCAACTCCCCGAGCAACCCTGAGGACCCGGAGGTGGACTGGGGTGAGGCCATGGCTTTCGCGCTGGTCTCGGGGGCGATCGTGCAGCTGGTGCGGGTCAGCATCAACCACAAGTCCACGCAGGCGTTCGCCAAGCGCAAGGGCCGCCTGCCCGAGTCAGTCGCGAGTTGA
- a CDS encoding ABC transporter permease, which produces MFVAWRELRFARGRFLLIGAVVALITLLVGFLSGLTGGLAAQNISSVLQLPGDRLVLQQPENGDPSYATSSLDEKKVTAWEQADGVESVTPIGIVQSRASASGTDDPTGVALYGLPQHAPGTQSNPLFDLAPVHDDQVGVSSGAADGLGVETGDTISITGTDFTVSVVGDDLWYSHTPVIALTPEAWSEASKRVGGTGEATVLAVTGNAEWETIGAATGTVAETPLASLTALEAFRSEIGSLGLMIAMLFGISALVVGAFFTVWTMQRASDMAVLKALGATTGSLVRDSLGQASIVLVAGIGVGLAAVIGLGTLAGQALPFIISPITTLAPAVVMAVLGLAGAAFALRSVTKADPLTALGSNR; this is translated from the coding sequence GTGTTCGTCGCGTGGAGAGAGTTGCGGTTCGCCCGCGGCCGGTTTCTCCTCATCGGGGCCGTCGTCGCCCTGATCACCCTGCTCGTCGGCTTCCTCTCCGGCCTCACCGGGGGTCTGGCCGCACAGAACATCTCCTCAGTGCTGCAGTTGCCCGGGGACCGGCTCGTGCTGCAGCAGCCCGAGAACGGCGACCCTAGCTACGCAACCTCCTCCCTCGACGAGAAAAAAGTCACGGCATGGGAACAGGCGGACGGGGTCGAGTCGGTGACACCCATCGGGATCGTCCAATCGCGGGCCTCGGCCAGCGGCACCGACGACCCGACCGGGGTTGCGCTCTACGGGCTGCCGCAGCATGCCCCCGGTACCCAGTCGAACCCCCTGTTCGACCTCGCCCCGGTTCACGACGACCAGGTCGGTGTCTCCTCCGGGGCCGCCGATGGTCTCGGCGTCGAGACTGGTGACACGATCTCGATCACCGGCACTGATTTCACCGTCAGCGTCGTCGGCGATGATCTTTGGTACAGCCACACCCCGGTCATCGCCTTGACCCCGGAGGCGTGGAGCGAGGCAAGTAAGCGCGTCGGCGGCACAGGCGAAGCGACGGTGCTCGCCGTCACCGGAAACGCAGAATGGGAGACCATAGGTGCAGCAACCGGCACGGTCGCCGAAACACCGCTGGCGAGCTTGACCGCCCTGGAAGCGTTCCGATCCGAGATCGGGTCGCTCGGGCTGATGATCGCGATGCTGTTCGGGATCTCCGCCCTCGTCGTAGGCGCGTTCTTCACGGTCTGGACGATGCAGCGTGCCAGCGACATGGCCGTGCTCAAAGCCCTCGGTGCGACCACCGGGTCGCTCGTGCGCGACTCACTCGGCCAGGCGTCCATCGTTCTGGTCGCCGGGATCGGTGTCGGCCTCGCCGCCGTGATCGGGCTCGGCACCCTCGCGGGGCAGGCGCTCCCGTTCATCATCAGCCCGATCACCACTCTCGCCCCAGCCGTCGTGATGGCGGTCCTCGGCCTCGCAGGAGCCGCGTTCGCGCTGCGCTCCGTCACCAAAGCCGACCCCCTCACCGCCCTTGGGAGCAACCGATGA